The following nucleotide sequence is from Mycobacteriales bacterium.
GAAGGCGGCACCGCGACGCCCGTCCGGGACGTCGCGCAGCTGGGCGAGGACCAGGTCGAGGTTTGCGTCGTCGTCACCGTGGCGACCGGCCCAGCGCGCCGACAGGATGCCCGGCATCCCGTTGAGCGCGTCGACGGTCAGCCCGCTGTCATCGGCGATCGCCACCAGGCCGGTCGCCCGGCAGGTCTCCCGTGCCTTGAGCAAAGCGTTGTCGGCGAACGTCGCACCGGTCTCTGCGACGTCGCCGAGCGCCGGGAAGGCGTCGAGCCCGACCAGTTCGACGTCGTAGGGCTCGAGAATGCGCCGAAGCTCGGCGACCTTGCCGGCGTTGCGGGTCGCGAGAACCACCTGCGCCGCAGTCAAGACGCGAGCGCCCGCTCCTGCATCGCGGTCAGCGTCGCGCAGCCGGCGGCACCGAGGTCGAGCAGCGCGTCGAGCTCGCCACGATCGAACGG
It contains:
- the rdgB gene encoding RdgB/HAM1 family non-canonical purine NTP pyrophosphatase — encoded protein: MTAAQVVLATRNAGKVAELRRILEPYDVELVGLDAFPALGDVAETGATFADNALLKARETCRATGLVAIADDSGLTVDALNGMPGILSARWAGRHGDDDANLDLVLAQLRDVPDGRRGAAFVCAAAAVSPGGVELTVEERITGTLLRERRGSGGFGYDPIFVPVGEALTTAEMTADRKNEISHRGKAFRALAARLPEVLGTSGHRS